One genomic segment of Paenibacillus xylanexedens includes these proteins:
- a CDS encoding glycoside hydrolase family 2 TIM barrel-domain containing protein: MNQKRLFNDGWQFAKSKLDVTEPAGLVYEPVELPHDWLIYNTLELYEDSIGWYRKTFHYKKDERQLLLCFDGVYMDSSVYVNGQLVGEWKYGYSAFEHEITNALVEGHNEIVVKVVHQSPNSRWYSGAGIYRHVWLKTRDRNHIVTDGIYVSIKQQTDGWQVEVDTELNLEQNQQAELLHTILYEGQVVASSQANVTALVGENAVVSADSQQIIVENPNLWSPDAPHLYELVTELRLISDDQTVESVSQRIGFRNIKLDANEGFHLNGVKMKLNGVCEHHDLGALGAAFNLTALRRRFVLLKEMGVNAIRTAHNMPAKEFMELADEMGMLVVSEAFDMWERAKTPYDYARFFPEWVHTDVKSWVKRDRNHASLIMWSIGNEIYDTHADERGQEVTRMLMDYVLEFDPKGNAGVTIGSNYMPWENAQKCADIVKLAGYNYAEKYYDKHHEEHPDWIIYGSETSSVVQSRGIYHFPFEQPILADDDEQCSALGNSTTSWGAKSAEYCILAERDTPYSLGQFLWTGFDYIGEPTPYHTKNSYFGQLDTATFPKDSYYIYQAAWTDYKKSPMVHLFPYWDFSPGQIIDVRVCSNAPKIELQLNGKTIGTYDIDQANGTQLSGWWKVPYEEGELKAIAYDENGQIIATDVQRSYTDAKKIRLQADQEQLHANGTDLIFVEIDVEDEAGNPVHNANNRVQVQVTGAGRLLGLDNGDSTDYDPYKGLSRRLFSGKLMAIIGATNEPGTVRVEVSSEGLEGATAEFESLLVAAELNDEKEVQPVFMNNEERPVLTGNAQEIPLRKIEIISKAGQLLDPSNPELTVTAKLYPENTSYRDIEWAVVNDAGIESNIAKVEAVQTETGDDGEHQHAVKVSAIGDGEFRLRATSTNGTDKTKLISQLEFKADGLGTAYKDPYGFITGGLYDYTKGEVGNGNERGVATSRDGETHVGFRNIDFGPYGSDTITIPIFTLSTEDYFIQIWEGMPDEEGSTMIADVVYDKESIWNVYQEETYQLSKRLSGITSICFVLKQKIHIKGFSFERQSRAFEQNAAASCDHLYGDTFKIEADRVEGIGNNVSLEFENMDFTAEGTSKLVIYGHSPIDKNTIHIRFAGADGQSNQLVEFTQSGGYEERVFELEQVTGVQKVSFIFLPGSQFDFGWFRFEK; this comes from the coding sequence GCGTATACATGGACTCTTCGGTCTATGTGAACGGGCAGTTGGTTGGGGAGTGGAAGTATGGCTATTCTGCTTTTGAACATGAGATCACGAATGCACTGGTGGAAGGGCACAATGAGATTGTTGTCAAAGTAGTGCATCAGAGCCCGAACAGCAGATGGTATTCCGGGGCCGGAATCTATCGCCATGTGTGGCTGAAGACGAGAGACCGCAACCATATTGTTACGGATGGAATCTATGTATCCATCAAGCAACAGACGGATGGCTGGCAGGTGGAAGTGGATACGGAGCTAAACCTGGAACAGAATCAGCAAGCAGAACTATTGCATACGATCTTGTATGAAGGTCAGGTGGTGGCATCCAGCCAAGCGAATGTTACGGCTTTGGTGGGTGAGAATGCAGTTGTATCGGCAGATAGCCAACAGATCATTGTGGAGAATCCAAACCTGTGGAGCCCGGATGCACCGCATCTGTATGAACTGGTGACTGAGTTGCGATTGATCTCGGATGATCAGACAGTTGAATCGGTATCACAGCGCATTGGATTCCGGAATATCAAACTGGATGCCAATGAAGGATTCCACCTGAACGGGGTCAAGATGAAGCTGAACGGTGTGTGCGAACACCACGATCTCGGGGCGCTGGGAGCTGCGTTTAACCTGACGGCATTGCGTAGAAGATTTGTTTTGCTCAAAGAAATGGGCGTTAACGCCATCCGTACCGCGCATAATATGCCAGCCAAAGAGTTCATGGAACTCGCGGATGAGATGGGTATGCTGGTTGTGTCTGAAGCCTTCGATATGTGGGAACGTGCCAAAACGCCATATGACTATGCGAGATTTTTCCCGGAGTGGGTGCACACCGATGTGAAGAGTTGGGTGAAGCGAGACCGTAACCATGCCAGCCTGATCATGTGGAGTATCGGGAACGAAATCTACGATACCCATGCGGATGAGCGTGGACAGGAAGTCACTCGGATGCTGATGGATTATGTGCTGGAATTTGATCCAAAAGGTAATGCTGGCGTGACGATTGGTTCGAACTACATGCCATGGGAAAATGCACAAAAATGCGCGGATATCGTGAAGCTGGCAGGCTACAACTACGCGGAAAAGTACTACGACAAACATCATGAAGAGCATCCAGACTGGATCATCTATGGTAGTGAAACGTCATCGGTGGTGCAGAGTCGTGGGATATATCATTTCCCGTTCGAACAGCCGATTCTGGCAGATGACGATGAGCAGTGTTCGGCTTTGGGTAACAGTACGACCAGTTGGGGCGCGAAGTCGGCAGAATACTGCATCTTGGCAGAGCGGGATACACCGTATTCGCTGGGGCAGTTCCTGTGGACTGGATTCGATTATATCGGAGAACCGACACCGTATCATACGAAGAATTCGTATTTTGGACAGCTGGATACAGCAACGTTCCCGAAAGACTCCTATTACATCTACCAAGCGGCTTGGACGGATTATAAGAAAAGTCCGATGGTTCACCTGTTCCCTTATTGGGATTTCAGCCCGGGTCAGATCATTGATGTACGCGTGTGCAGCAACGCACCGAAGATTGAGCTGCAACTCAACGGCAAAACCATTGGCACGTACGATATCGATCAAGCCAATGGAACACAGCTGTCTGGCTGGTGGAAAGTGCCGTACGAAGAGGGTGAGCTGAAAGCGATCGCTTACGATGAGAACGGTCAGATCATTGCAACTGATGTGCAAAGATCCTATACGGATGCGAAGAAAATTCGTCTGCAAGCGGATCAGGAGCAGCTACATGCGAATGGCACAGACCTGATTTTTGTAGAAATTGATGTTGAAGATGAAGCGGGTAATCCGGTTCACAATGCAAACAACCGCGTACAAGTTCAGGTGACGGGTGCAGGACGATTACTGGGTCTGGATAACGGGGACAGCACCGACTATGATCCATACAAAGGATTGAGCAGAAGGCTATTCAGCGGCAAACTGATGGCGATCATCGGAGCGACAAATGAACCTGGAACAGTACGCGTTGAAGTTTCTTCCGAAGGGTTGGAAGGGGCTACGGCTGAATTTGAATCTCTACTTGTGGCGGCTGAACTTAATGATGAGAAAGAAGTACAACCTGTCTTCATGAACAATGAAGAACGTCCGGTGCTAACGGGGAATGCTCAGGAGATTCCTTTGCGGAAGATTGAGATCATCAGTAAAGCAGGACAGTTGCTCGATCCGTCCAACCCGGAGCTTACTGTAACCGCCAAGCTGTATCCGGAGAACACCTCCTACCGCGATATCGAGTGGGCTGTTGTGAACGATGCAGGAATTGAATCCAACATTGCCAAAGTGGAAGCTGTTCAAACAGAAACAGGCGACGACGGTGAGCATCAACATGCGGTGAAGGTATCGGCTATAGGTGACGGGGAGTTCAGACTTCGTGCAACCAGTACCAACGGTACGGATAAAACGAAACTCATCTCGCAGCTGGAGTTCAAGGCGGACGGTCTCGGCACAGCCTACAAAGATCCATACGGCTTCATCACGGGCGGACTGTACGATTACACCAAAGGTGAGGTTGGTAACGGCAATGAGCGCGGGGTAGCGACAAGTCGGGATGGAGAGACGCACGTAGGTTTCCGTAATATTGACTTCGGACCGTACGGCTCCGATACCATAACGATTCCTATTTTCACGCTGTCCACTGAGGACTACTTCATTCAGATCTGGGAAGGTATGCCGGATGAAGAAGGAAGTACGATGATCGCAGATGTGGTGTATGACAAAGAGTCCATCTGGAATGTATACCAGGAAGAGACGTACCAATTGTCCAAACGCCTTAGCGGGATCACGTCGATCTGTTTTGTACTGAAACAGAAGATTCATATTAAAGGTTTCTCCTTCGAGCGCCAAAGTCGTGCCTTTGAACAGAATGCGGCTGCATCCTGTGACCATCTCTATGGAGATACGTTCAAAATTGAAGCTGATCGAGTAGAAGGTATCGGGAACAATGTATCGTTGGAGTTTGAAAACATGGACTTTACGGCAGAAGGCACATCCAAGCTCGTGATCTACGGCCATTCACCGATCGATAAAAATACGATTCATATTCGCTTCGCAGGTGCGGACGGACAGAGCAACCAGCTGGTTGAGTTCACCCAGTCGGGTGGATATGAGGAGCGGGTGTTTGAGCTTGAGCAAGTGACAGGTGTGCAGAAAGTAAGCTTTATCTTCCTGCCAGGCAGTCAGTTTGACTTCGGCTGGTTCCGATTCGAGAAATAG
- a CDS encoding stalk domain-containing protein — protein MQSVNSSDHIAKEKCSTSRLNNRSKGNGKKTRRFAIAIATTLVASSLLMELAAVPTTHAATNMSPSTSNTSVQPTSSSSVEKKLYYTAVQGAYYHTVALRSDGSVWAWGRNLWGELGVNDNVRYRHTFSPIRIPKLSNVTVISSSGGGNNAAIQADGTIWEWGNGNMPRQVPDITSATNVSIGAFSTIALLQDGTVLSWQTPSQAVDLERTRKLQAISGLKDIIQVESVGLRGYALKKDGSVWTWNEPNEPGKAPSKPTKLKGLTNISLITGADASLLALDKKGKVWQLHLEGKATPFHHELKVKKMDANSSYTLLLTTSGEVFTYGSTVTGKEGKVNHLSGITDISAGYYHSLALSSEGTVWGWGSDKYQEAGAPATSSGGMVYKPVQAKLGIDIFLNGELFQSMYPAVETSKTIQLPIKAIAATIGAEFEVHKWEDSLSYYTLKYNNRTITITPNEAHYQITSIDASSEQLIELSEPINNYSGATTLPFEVLRGLGLKVSWDSEKSLLTIDDVDKKKSGL, from the coding sequence ATGCAATCGGTAAACTCATCCGATCACATAGCAAAAGAAAAATGCTCCACTTCACGCTTGAATAATCGATCCAAGGGTAACGGTAAAAAGACCCGTCGATTCGCCATTGCAATAGCTACAACATTAGTTGCGTCAAGCCTGCTGATGGAGCTAGCTGCTGTGCCAACGACTCATGCAGCCACTAACATGTCCCCCTCCACTAGTAACACTTCTGTTCAACCAACTTCATCAAGCAGTGTAGAAAAGAAACTTTACTATACCGCTGTACAGGGTGCTTATTATCACACAGTCGCATTGAGAAGTGACGGTTCCGTATGGGCCTGGGGTCGTAATCTCTGGGGAGAACTTGGTGTGAACGACAACGTTCGATATCGTCATACATTTAGTCCGATTCGTATTCCCAAATTATCCAATGTAACAGTTATTTCATCCTCCGGGGGTGGGAACAACGCAGCCATTCAAGCAGATGGAACCATCTGGGAGTGGGGCAACGGCAACATGCCACGTCAAGTGCCTGATATTACCTCCGCCACGAATGTTAGCATAGGGGCTTTTTCAACCATCGCCCTCCTCCAGGATGGGACTGTTCTTTCTTGGCAAACCCCGTCTCAAGCCGTAGATCTGGAACGAACACGTAAGCTACAGGCGATTAGTGGGCTAAAAGATATCATCCAAGTTGAATCTGTGGGCCTGCGTGGATATGCCCTGAAGAAAGATGGCTCCGTATGGACATGGAACGAGCCAAACGAACCCGGTAAAGCACCTTCCAAACCAACCAAGTTAAAAGGTCTGACCAATATATCTTTAATCACAGGTGCAGATGCATCTCTACTTGCACTAGATAAAAAGGGAAAAGTCTGGCAGCTGCACTTAGAGGGCAAAGCCACCCCCTTTCATCACGAGCTCAAAGTGAAGAAGATGGATGCCAATTCAAGTTATACTTTGCTTCTCACAACATCCGGGGAGGTGTTCACCTACGGAAGCACCGTGACCGGCAAAGAAGGAAAAGTAAACCATCTATCCGGCATTACCGATATTTCAGCAGGGTACTACCACAGTCTTGCCTTATCCTCTGAGGGGACTGTCTGGGGCTGGGGAAGTGATAAATATCAGGAAGCGGGCGCACCTGCAACATCTTCTGGGGGCATGGTCTACAAACCGGTTCAGGCCAAGTTGGGTATAGATATTTTTCTGAATGGTGAGCTGTTCCAGTCCATGTATCCCGCGGTGGAAACGTCCAAGACTATACAACTGCCAATCAAAGCAATCGCCGCAACAATCGGAGCAGAATTTGAGGTGCATAAGTGGGAAGATAGCCTGAGTTACTATACGTTGAAATATAACAATCGAACAATTACGATCACCCCTAACGAAGCACATTATCAAATAACTTCCATAGACGCGTCTAGTGAGCAACTCATAGAGCTATCTGAACCCATAAATAACTACTCAGGAGCAACCACCTTGCCTTTTGAAGTATTGCGTGGTTTGGGGCTGAAGGTGTCCTGGGATTCTGAGAAATCCCTGTTGACCATTGACGATGTAGACAAGAAAAAGTCAGGGCTCTAG
- a CDS encoding DUF4362 domain-containing protein — protein MKRVLLTFLLILIVLTACEAKNRTVDSPVITKSFPEIIEPHNPEQAEQSGDVVVLLEGIRNRDKWNTFMKNVKKKHQDQIRVTKYTIEGGPIIHKLIYDGTAIQSTYDNSRDAYGSKQGMKTDTCKGIGTMKSEQGHIFYVLTGCEKEENPFWMPKL, from the coding sequence ATGAAAAGAGTGCTGCTTACTTTTTTGTTAATTTTAATAGTGTTAACAGCATGTGAGGCAAAGAATCGGACAGTGGATTCTCCAGTAATCACGAAATCATTCCCAGAAATTATTGAGCCCCATAATCCAGAGCAAGCGGAGCAAAGTGGGGATGTGGTAGTGCTTCTCGAAGGCATTAGGAATCGGGATAAGTGGAACACATTTATGAAGAATGTGAAGAAAAAACATCAGGATCAGATTCGTGTGACGAAGTATACCATTGAAGGTGGGCCCATTATCCATAAATTGATCTATGATGGTACAGCTATTCAATCGACTTACGATAACTCAAGGGATGCCTACGGCTCCAAACAGGGAATGAAGACTGACACCTGCAAAGGGATCGGGACAATGAAGAGTGAGCAGGGACATATTTTTTACGTGTTAACCGGGTGTGAGAAGGAAGAGAACCCCTTTTGGATGCCTAAGTTGTAA
- a CDS encoding DUF4183 domain-containing protein produces the protein MARDKKVIALPRGVGSNPVCCEPAPLLAPLRQHELETVSLPGTQGVAGVQGPAGPHGGPGQQGVPGAQGPVGPHGGLGQPGVPGAQGPAGPQGETGQRGVPGEQGPAGPQGESGQPGVPGAQGPAGPQGEPGQPGIPGAQGPVGPQGESGQPGVPGAQGPVGPQGEPGQAGLPGAQGPAGPQGEPGQPGTPGVQGPMGPPGEQGPPGTVPGIEIIPTANRYFYFPDTDLDLSASVVIPATEFTNDDGDSITEFAGVGLTSFNNLYINGIVQPGNSYSVSAERLFFSSQSGVIFAGTPITIEIIIITANIING, from the coding sequence ATGGCCCGTGACAAAAAAGTCATTGCATTACCGAGAGGGGTAGGCAGCAACCCGGTATGTTGTGAGCCTGCCCCCCTGCTCGCTCCGTTGAGACAACATGAATTGGAGACTGTGAGTCTCCCTGGAACGCAAGGTGTGGCAGGTGTCCAAGGCCCCGCAGGCCCTCACGGCGGGCCGGGTCAACAAGGGGTTCCCGGAGCGCAGGGTCCTGTTGGTCCTCACGGTGGGCTGGGTCAACCGGGAGTTCCGGGAGCGCAAGGCCCGGCAGGTCCTCAGGGTGAAACGGGTCAACGGGGAGTTCCCGGAGAGCAAGGCCCCGCAGGCCCTCAAGGTGAATCGGGTCAACCGGGAGTTCCGGGAGCGCAAGGCCCGGCAGGTCCTCAAGGTGAGCCGGGTCAACCGGGAATTCCGGGAGCGCAAGGTCCGGTTGGTCCTCAAGGTGAATCGGGTCAACCGGGAGTTCCCGGAGCGCAAGGTCCTGTTGGTCCTCAGGGTGAACCGGGTCAAGCAGGACTTCCCGGAGCGCAGGGTCCGGCAGGTCCTCAAGGTGAGCCAGGTCAACCGGGAACTCCCGGAGTCCAAGGACCAATGGGTCCCCCAGGTGAGCAAGGTCCGCCGGGCACGGTACCCGGAATTGAAATCATTCCTACGGCAAACCGTTACTTCTATTTTCCGGATACCGATCTGGATTTGTCGGCCTCGGTTGTAATTCCTGCCACAGAATTCACAAATGACGATGGCGACAGCATAACCGAATTTGCCGGGGTTGGACTTACTAGTTTCAACAATCTTTATATAAACGGGATTGTACAACCAGGAAACTCATACAGTGTAAGTGCGGAGAGGTTGTTTTTTTCGTCACAAAGCGGTGTGATCTTTGCAGGGACACCTATCACTATAGAGATAATTATAATAACAGCCAATATCATAAATGGTTAA
- a CDS encoding DUF4183 domain-containing protein — MPLVTPFQNSLRFAATIGDGTGTGVTFAIAATAFTNDAGVAATAFPGTYNYYNLYINGLMQTADTSSTTTTTITIPGGDALNDGTPIVVQFVVS, encoded by the coding sequence ATGCCACTTGTGACACCATTTCAGAACAGTTTAAGATTTGCTGCAACCATTGGTGATGGGACCGGCACTGGGGTAACGTTTGCCATTGCTGCGACTGCCTTTACAAACGACGCTGGTGTAGCTGCAACCGCATTTCCAGGCACCTACAACTACTACAATCTTTATATTAATGGCCTTATGCAAACAGCAGATACCTCCTCGACTACGACGACTACAATTACAATTCCCGGTGGAGATGCATTAAATGATGGAACTCCAATTGTTGTACAATTTGTAGTGTCTTAA
- a CDS encoding WXG100 family type VII secretion target — translation MVQQKKQELERMVRELEKSIYMLQSDWSGVTGERFFWDFMQVKEVFPTTLGLLDEIQKEFTFIAMNFRTTDGSGEVALYIPEELKRNFAVGLLDKSVGETITGMGQTAESFFENPFSTLSSVAYAMTVGKVVDVGRGIQFAWDTAWGTGTARSDIEQFVEEQKKQIDESGAGYYGGAMTGQALAYVLFGKAFRSKDDIGSGGGKKESEGISSLTSDSRLRMEGNKTIYPNQFGNEVSWTKQGSKDIDAIIEKNLKSSKAGDILEGQVAQTVKGTGRLQGTGIQLKLQDDTIAGDIDVLTDSHLIEVKKSLSAVSKKQFDKLTDPLNEKYFNYDNKEIIYYIEDITVNNRTQENLVKMIQNKGIKIISSANELEEVLKK, via the coding sequence TTGGTCCAGCAGAAGAAACAGGAACTGGAGCGAATGGTCAGGGAACTGGAGAAATCCATTTATATGTTGCAATCCGATTGGTCGGGTGTGACAGGAGAGCGTTTCTTCTGGGATTTTATGCAGGTGAAGGAAGTGTTCCCGACTACACTTGGGCTGTTGGACGAAATCCAGAAAGAGTTTACGTTTATCGCAATGAACTTCAGAACAACGGACGGCTCAGGCGAGGTTGCGCTGTACATTCCAGAAGAACTAAAGCGAAATTTCGCTGTAGGGCTGCTTGATAAATCAGTAGGAGAAACAATAACGGGAATGGGGCAGACGGCAGAATCTTTCTTCGAGAACCCATTCAGTACATTAAGCAGTGTGGCATATGCCATGACAGTGGGCAAAGTTGTAGACGTTGGGCGTGGTATTCAGTTTGCATGGGACACCGCTTGGGGTACGGGAACGGCGAGATCTGATATAGAGCAATTTGTAGAAGAGCAGAAGAAACAGATCGATGAGAGTGGTGCAGGGTATTACGGTGGGGCGATGACGGGACAGGCCTTGGCGTATGTTTTGTTTGGCAAGGCATTTCGTTCGAAGGACGACATTGGGTCGGGTGGAGGTAAGAAAGAATCAGAGGGAATTAGCAGTTTAACTAGTGACTCAAGGTTAAGAATGGAAGGCAATAAAACAATATACCCTAATCAATTCGGTAATGAGGTATCTTGGACCAAACAAGGTTCTAAAGATATAGATGCTATTATTGAGAAGAATTTAAAAAGCTCAAAAGCTGGTGATATTCTAGAGGGTCAAGTAGCACAGACTGTAAAAGGTACAGGAAGATTACAGGGGACTGGAATACAGTTGAAACTGCAAGATGATACAATAGCAGGGGATATTGACGTGTTAACAGATTCACATCTTATTGAAGTGAAAAAGTCTTTAAGTGCAGTAAGTAAAAAACAATTTGATAAATTGACCGATCCATTAAATGAGAAATACTTTAACTACGATAACAAGGAAATAATATATTATATTGAAGATATTACTGTAAATAATAGAACCCAAGAAAATCTAGTTAAAATGATTCAGAATAAAGGAATAAAAATAATAAGTTCTGCTAACGAATTAGAGGAGGTCTTGAAGAAGTGA
- a CDS encoding DUF3427 domain-containing protein has product MKQGIYEQLINTITRQEISALDPDVYNIGTEKLNAEEARKLLSTYLATVTRRALKIVREQTEDKTAVLAQIRTCNEIIATLKGTLGEEEYNELQLDEQGEVLTHVYSKLNSIRAVRDTKIVRPDTPISQSSLFTGAKSEPSMLLELQKEIMTADRIDWLVSFIKFSGLRLLLEQLQQFTASGGKLRIITTTYMEATDLKAITELSKLPNTEIQISYDTKVTRLHAKTYIFHRDTGFTTAYVGSSNLSNPALTSGMEWNLKVTEKDSLDVLRKIEATFESYWNDREFTRYMAEDEGHEAQLKAALNRKKDQSNHFHLDIQPYDYQKEVLEELNAERTLYGRNRNLIVAATGVGKTVISAFDYKRFRASHVGAKLLFVAHREEILKQSRDTFRYILKDMNFGELHVGNYRAEALDHLFVSIQSLNSMKLTEITSSDYYDYIIVDEFHHAAAPSYQKLLSHYEPKILLGLTATQERMDGKDITAYFDHTIAAEIRLTDAIDRKLLSPFQYFCVTDTVDLSQVKWSRKGYDLNELEKLYTHNKIRANQIIQSLNKYVTDLDDVKGLGFCVGVDHAMYMAKIFNEAGIPSMALHGGSSEQERHSAKGQLVNGELRMIFVVDLYNEGVDIPEVNTILFLRPTESLTVFLQQLGRGLRMAEGKECLTVLDFIGQAHQEYRFQDKFRALIGATKHSISYYVENGFSNLPRGTFIQLEKQAKEYIMRNLKQMSRNRRALIQKLQTFQQDTGLPLTLAHFVEHHGMTLYEFYGGRTGRRYFRGMLAEAGLTAPIEDEHEEYIRRLPSVLTINSRSWLTFLIDFIEKGKEATTADEQRMLIMFYYTFHRAAPEKLGLSSIEEGVQRVLSSEAFRAELVDIFKYNWAHLRFVDKSNSFPYTCPLDIHCMYSIDQVLAAFGYWNAQQSPAFREGVKYFADEQTDIFFITLNKSDKDFSPSTLYEDYAINERLFHWQTQSRVSEHTATAQRYIHHRETGNRIVLFVREYKEEHGYTSPFVFLGEADYVSHEGNKPMSFVWRLREEMPAKMVAVANKCIV; this is encoded by the coding sequence ATGAAACAAGGCATATATGAACAGCTTATCAACACCATCACCAGGCAGGAGATTTCGGCGCTGGACCCGGATGTGTATAACATTGGAACCGAGAAGTTGAATGCAGAGGAAGCGCGCAAGCTGCTGTCCACGTATTTGGCGACGGTGACCCGGCGGGCGCTCAAGATTGTGCGGGAACAGACAGAAGATAAGACAGCAGTGTTGGCACAGATCCGAACGTGTAATGAGATTATTGCTACCCTGAAAGGCACGCTGGGGGAAGAAGAATACAACGAATTGCAACTGGATGAGCAGGGGGAAGTGCTGACCCATGTGTACTCCAAGCTGAACAGCATTCGTGCGGTCCGGGATACCAAAATCGTTCGTCCAGATACGCCGATCTCCCAGAGCTCTTTGTTCACAGGTGCCAAGTCCGAGCCGAGTATGTTATTGGAGTTGCAAAAGGAGATCATGACCGCCGATCGGATCGATTGGCTGGTATCGTTTATCAAATTTAGCGGGCTTCGCCTGCTGCTGGAACAGCTTCAACAGTTCACGGCTAGTGGAGGGAAGCTGCGGATCATCACAACTACATACATGGAAGCAACCGACCTTAAGGCCATCACTGAACTTAGCAAACTGCCCAACACGGAAATCCAGATTTCCTATGATACCAAAGTGACTCGGCTACACGCCAAAACGTACATTTTCCACCGCGATACCGGATTCACCACAGCCTATGTCGGCTCCTCTAACCTGTCCAACCCGGCGCTGACCAGTGGTATGGAGTGGAACCTCAAGGTGACGGAGAAAGATTCACTCGATGTGCTGCGCAAGATTGAAGCGACCTTCGAGAGTTACTGGAATGACCGTGAATTTACGCGGTATATGGCTGAGGATGAAGGCCATGAGGCACAGTTGAAGGCGGCTCTGAATCGTAAAAAAGATCAGTCCAACCACTTTCACCTCGACATCCAGCCTTACGATTATCAAAAGGAAGTGCTGGAAGAGCTGAACGCCGAGCGTACGCTGTATGGACGAAATCGCAACCTGATCGTCGCCGCCACAGGCGTTGGCAAAACAGTCATCTCTGCCTTCGACTACAAGCGATTCCGGGCAAGCCATGTGGGAGCTAAGCTGCTTTTTGTCGCCCATCGGGAAGAAATCTTGAAGCAAAGTCGGGACACGTTTCGGTATATCCTGAAGGATATGAACTTTGGTGAGCTGCATGTCGGGAATTACCGAGCAGAGGCGCTGGATCACTTGTTTGTTAGTATTCAGAGCCTTAACTCCATGAAGCTGACGGAGATCACTAGCTCAGACTATTACGATTACATCATTGTGGATGAATTCCACCATGCCGCTGCTCCTTCGTACCAGAAGCTGTTGTCCCACTACGAACCGAAGATTTTGCTAGGACTCACTGCAACGCAGGAACGGATGGATGGCAAAGACATTACCGCCTACTTCGATCATACGATTGCCGCCGAGATCCGTCTAACCGATGCCATTGACCGGAAACTACTGAGCCCTTTTCAATATTTTTGCGTCACCGATACTGTCGATCTATCCCAAGTGAAGTGGTCGCGTAAAGGCTACGACCTGAACGAACTGGAGAAGCTCTATACCCATAACAAAATCCGTGCCAACCAGATCATCCAAAGTCTGAACAAATACGTAACCGATCTGGACGATGTGAAGGGGCTTGGTTTCTGTGTAGGGGTGGATCATGCAATGTATATGGCAAAAATATTTAACGAAGCCGGCATTCCATCCATGGCCCTGCATGGCGGGTCGAGCGAACAGGAGCGTCATTCTGCGAAAGGACAGCTGGTGAACGGGGAACTGCGCATGATCTTTGTCGTTGATCTGTACAATGAGGGCGTGGATATCCCTGAGGTGAACACCATCCTGTTCCTGCGTCCTACTGAGAGTCTGACCGTATTCCTGCAACAGTTGGGACGTGGACTCCGGATGGCGGAGGGCAAAGAGTGCCTGACCGTGCTCGACTTCATCGGACAAGCGCATCAGGAGTACAGGTTCCAGGATAAATTCCGCGCCCTGATCGGCGCTACTAAACATTCTATCTCGTATTACGTCGAGAATGGATTTTCGAACTTACCACGCGGCACGTTCATTCAATTGGAAAAGCAAGCGAAGGAATACATCATGCGCAACCTCAAGCAGATGAGTCGTAATCGCAGAGCGTTGATCCAGAAGCTGCAAACGTTCCAGCAAGACACCGGACTGCCGCTGACCTTGGCTCATTTTGTAGAGCATCACGGGATGACACTCTATGAATTCTATGGTGGACGTACGGGGAGAAGGTATTTCCGCGGTATGTTAGCCGAAGCCGGATTAACAGCACCCATCGAGGATGAACACGAGGAATACATCCGCAGACTGCCATCTGTGCTGACGATTAACTCCCGAAGCTGGCTGACGTTCCTGATCGACTTTATTGAAAAAGGGAAAGAAGCAACCACCGCTGATGAACAGCGCATGTTGATCATGTTCTATTATACCTTCCATCGGGCTGCGCCCGAGAAGCTAGGACTGAGCAGCATCGAAGAGGGTGTGCAGCGTGTGCTTTCTTCTGAGGCATTCCGAGCAGAGCTTGTGGATATTTTCAAATATAATTGGGCTCATCTACGATTTGTGGATAAAAGCAATTCGTTCCCGTACACTTGTCCACTGGATATCCACTGTATGTACTCCATCGACCAAGTGCTCGCCGCCTTCGGTTACTGGAATGCCCAGCAATCACCCGCCTTCCGTGAAGGCGTGAAGTATTTTGCAGATGAACAGACCGATATCTTCTTCATTACATTGAACAAATCAGACAAAGATTTCTCTCCATCTACGCTGTACGAGGATTATGCGATCAACGAGCGTTTATTCCACTGGCAGACACAGAGCCGGGTGTCAGAGCATACAGCTACCGCGCAGCGGTACATCCATCATCGGGAGACGGGCAACCGAATCGTGCTGTTCGTGCGGGAGTATAAGGAGGAGCATGGCTATACGTCTCCATTTGTGTTCCTGGGCGAAGCGGATTATGTGAGTCATGAGGGGAACAAACCAATGAGCTTTGTGTGGCGGTTAAGGGAAGAGATGCCTGCGAAGATGGTAGCGGTGGCGAATAAGTGTATTGTTTGA